The Phacochoerus africanus isolate WHEZ1 chromosome X, ROS_Pafr_v1, whole genome shotgun sequence genome has a segment encoding these proteins:
- the LOC125118204 gene encoding LOW QUALITY PROTEIN: 60S ribosomal protein L39-like (The sequence of the model RefSeq protein was modified relative to this genomic sequence to represent the inferred CDS: substituted 2 bases at 2 genomic stop codons), giving the protein MSSHXTSRIKXFLAKKQKQNCPITQWIRMKTDNKIRYNSKRRHWRRTKLGL; this is encoded by the coding sequence ATGTCTTCTCACTAGACTTCCAGAATCAAGTGATTCTTGGCCAAGAAGCAAAAGCAGAACTGTCCCATCACCCAATGGATTAGAATGAAAACTGATAATAAAATCAGGTACAATTCCAAGAGAAGACATTGGAGAAGAACCAAGCTGGGTCTGTAA